A window of the Streptomyces sp. NBC_00250 genome harbors these coding sequences:
- a CDS encoding thiamine pyrophosphate-binding protein, translating to MRYDNGGDLLVAVLRELGIDTVFGIVSVHNLPLVEAVDRELRFVPVRHEASAVNAADAYGRARGSLGCALTSTGTGAGNAAGSLIESLSAGSSVLHVTGQIESEFLGSGRGFIHETKDQLGMLSAVSAHAATVPDTERAGQILREAARAALGGPGGTGGPASVEWPIDLQYAPQTDGPVAPEYPAVPAPTDGELTAAGALLASARRPLVWAGGGATGARGELARLLEATGAGLLTSNSGRGTVPEDHEQVIGNFATTPAVRGLLADADVLVTIGTHFRSNETADYTLELPPAHIQIDLDAAALGRVYPVTHPLHGDAAPTLTALIRHAAPAEDGWCERVRAARADVRATLHDNIGPQAAICDAIRAALPREAVVARDVTIPSSSWGNRLLEMYDPRDNVFPRGGGIGQGLGMGIGAALARPDAPTVVMAGDGGLAVHLGELLTLAQERPRLTLIVFNDGGYGVLRNMQDRHSERRSGVDLVTPDFELLARACGLPYLRIAAEEHAAPVIAEAVASDGPTLVEVDLAALGPMKNPFTPPVRIPVR from the coding sequence ATGCGATACGACAACGGAGGCGATCTCCTCGTCGCCGTCCTGCGCGAACTGGGCATCGACACCGTCTTCGGCATCGTCAGCGTGCACAACCTGCCGCTCGTCGAAGCCGTCGACCGCGAACTCCGCTTCGTCCCCGTACGCCACGAGGCATCGGCCGTGAACGCCGCCGACGCCTACGGACGGGCCCGCGGCTCCCTGGGCTGCGCCCTGACCTCCACGGGAACCGGCGCCGGCAACGCCGCCGGATCGCTCATCGAGTCGCTGAGCGCAGGCAGCTCCGTCCTGCACGTCACCGGCCAGATCGAGAGCGAATTCCTCGGCAGCGGACGCGGGTTCATCCACGAGACCAAGGACCAGCTCGGCATGCTCAGCGCCGTGTCGGCCCACGCCGCGACCGTGCCGGACACCGAGAGGGCCGGCCAGATCCTGCGCGAGGCGGCGCGCGCCGCGCTCGGCGGGCCCGGCGGCACCGGCGGACCGGCCAGCGTGGAATGGCCCATCGACCTCCAGTACGCGCCCCAGACCGACGGCCCCGTCGCCCCCGAATACCCCGCCGTGCCCGCCCCCACGGACGGCGAACTCACTGCCGCCGGCGCGCTTCTGGCCTCCGCCCGCCGACCGCTCGTCTGGGCCGGCGGCGGCGCGACCGGAGCCCGCGGCGAACTCGCCCGGCTCCTGGAGGCGACCGGAGCGGGACTGCTCACCTCCAACTCCGGGCGCGGCACGGTGCCCGAGGACCACGAGCAGGTCATCGGCAACTTCGCCACCACCCCGGCCGTCCGCGGCCTCCTCGCCGACGCGGACGTGCTCGTCACCATCGGCACCCACTTCCGCTCCAACGAGACCGCCGACTACACCCTGGAACTGCCCCCGGCGCACATCCAGATCGACCTCGACGCGGCGGCGCTCGGCCGCGTCTACCCGGTCACGCACCCCCTGCACGGCGACGCCGCGCCCACCCTGACGGCCCTGATCAGGCACGCCGCACCCGCCGAGGACGGCTGGTGCGAACGAGTCCGCGCCGCCCGCGCCGACGTACGGGCGACCCTGCACGACAACATCGGCCCGCAGGCCGCGATCTGCGACGCGATCCGCGCCGCGCTGCCCCGTGAAGCCGTCGTCGCCCGCGACGTCACCATCCCCTCCAGCAGCTGGGGCAACCGCCTCCTTGAGATGTACGACCCCCGGGACAACGTCTTCCCGCGCGGCGGCGGCATCGGCCAGGGCCTCGGCATGGGCATCGGTGCGGCGCTCGCGCGGCCCGACGCACCCACCGTCGTCATGGCCGGTGACGGCGGGCTCGCCGTCCACCTCGGAGAACTGCTCACCCTCGCCCAGGAGCGGCCCCGCCTCACCTTGATCGTCTTCAACGACGGCGGATACGGCGTGCTGCGCAACATGCAGGACCGCCACAGCGAGCGGCGCTCCGGAGTCGACCTGGTGACACCCGACTTCGAACTCCTCGCCCGCGCCTGCGGCCTGCCGTACCTGCGGATCGCCGCCGAGGAACACGCGGCACCGGTCATCGCCGAGGCCGTCGCCTCGGACGGGCCGACGCTCGTCGAGGTCGACCTCGCG